The Prionailurus bengalensis isolate Pbe53 chromosome A3, Fcat_Pben_1.1_paternal_pri, whole genome shotgun sequence genome includes a window with the following:
- the MRPL35 gene encoding 39S ribosomal protein L35, mitochondrial isoform X2, which produces MGFKYSIFLLPPGVLRPLNILVSSACQNGVKNACLSSALSTRHVSSLQTTVVSSAPRLATSVRNLTCGHTAAILNRAAPLLPNVLKLPVRTVTYFSSRKGKRKTVKAVIYRFLRLHSGLWLRRKAGYKKKLWKKTTARKRRLREFVFCNKTQSKLLDKMTTSFWKRRNWYADDPYQKYHDRTNLKV; this is translated from the exons atgggTTTTAAGTATTCAATCTTTCTCCTGCCCCCAG GAGTCTTACGGCCCCTGAATATTTTGGTGTCTTCAGCCTGTCAAAACGGTGTCAAGAATGCCTGTCTTAGTTCTGCACTGTCCACCCGGCATGTTAGTTCTCTGCAGACAACAGTTGTTTCCTCTGCTCCCAGACTTGCCACGTCTGTCAGAAACCTGACGTGTGGACATACTGCAGCAATCCTCAATAG agcgGCCCCCTTGCTTCCAAATGTCCTGAAGCTACCAGTCAGAACCGTAACATACTTCAGTTCacggaaagggaagagaaagactgTGAAAGCTGTCATCTACAGGTTTCTTCGACTTCATTCTGGCCTGTGGCTAAGGAGGAAG GCTGgttataagaaaaaattatggaaaaagacgACTGCAAGAAAAAGGCGCTTGAGGGAATTCGTGTTCTGCAATAAAACCCAGAGTAAGCTCTTAGATAAAATGACAACGTCTTTTTGGAAGAGGCGAAACTGGTATGCTGACGATCCTTATCAGAAGTATCATGATCGGACAAACCTGAAAGTCTAG
- the MRPL35 gene encoding 39S ribosomal protein L35, mitochondrial isoform X1: protein MAASAFARAFKAASGVLRPLNILVSSACQNGVKNACLSSALSTRHVSSLQTTVVSSAPRLATSVRNLTCGHTAAILNRAAPLLPNVLKLPVRTVTYFSSRKGKRKTVKAVIYRFLRLHSGLWLRRKAGYKKKLWKKTTARKRRLREFVFCNKTQSKLLDKMTTSFWKRRNWYADDPYQKYHDRTNLKV from the exons ATGGCGGCCTCTGCCTTTGCCCGTGCCTTCAAAGCTGCATCAG GAGTCTTACGGCCCCTGAATATTTTGGTGTCTTCAGCCTGTCAAAACGGTGTCAAGAATGCCTGTCTTAGTTCTGCACTGTCCACCCGGCATGTTAGTTCTCTGCAGACAACAGTTGTTTCCTCTGCTCCCAGACTTGCCACGTCTGTCAGAAACCTGACGTGTGGACATACTGCAGCAATCCTCAATAG agcgGCCCCCTTGCTTCCAAATGTCCTGAAGCTACCAGTCAGAACCGTAACATACTTCAGTTCacggaaagggaagagaaagactgTGAAAGCTGTCATCTACAGGTTTCTTCGACTTCATTCTGGCCTGTGGCTAAGGAGGAAG GCTGgttataagaaaaaattatggaaaaagacgACTGCAAGAAAAAGGCGCTTGAGGGAATTCGTGTTCTGCAATAAAACCCAGAGTAAGCTCTTAGATAAAATGACAACGTCTTTTTGGAAGAGGCGAAACTGGTATGCTGACGATCCTTATCAGAAGTATCATGATCGGACAAACCTGAAAGTCTAG